A window of Candidatus Methylomirabilota bacterium contains these coding sequences:
- a CDS encoding metalloregulator ArsR/SmtB family transcription factor, whose translation MKTIARLPMARLDADESHVEAFKALGHLSRLQVFFFLVRAGKEVSVGEIQAAVEIPGPTLSHHLDLLRRAGLVESRKEERYIYYSVQRETATTLARLLTACC comes from the coding sequence ATAGCCCGCCTTCCGATGGCCCGGCTGGACGCGGACGAAAGCCACGTCGAGGCGTTCAAGGCCCTCGGCCACCTGAGCCGTCTCCAGGTATTCTTCTTCCTGGTCCGTGCCGGGAAGGAAGTCTCGGTCGGCGAGATCCAGGCGGCGGTCGAGATTCCGGGGCCGACCCTGTCGCATCACCTCGACCTGCTCCGGCGGGCCGGGCTCGTCGAAAGCAGGAAGGAAGAGCGGTACATCTACTATTCCGTGCAGCGGGAAACGGCGACGACGCTGGCGCGTCTGCTGACCGCCTGCTGTTAA